In one Hymenobacter sp. DG25B genomic region, the following are encoded:
- a CDS encoding 3-hydroxyacyl-CoA dehydrogenase NAD-binding domain-containing protein, with translation MSDSSAQPLSATNQQPGITTIAIVGAGTMGLGIAQVCVQHGFPTILFDINEAVLTKAQQSIAAGLSKLVDKGKLTAEEREAALARLRPTTDLSTVQADLIVEAVVEKLSVKHQLFQELAALNPPTTILASNTSSLPITRLAAPIQHPERVVGMHFFNPAPLMPLVEVISGVATAPAVADAVFALAEKLGKKPVRAADAPGFIVNRVARHFYVEGLKIVEEQVASFQVVDELMEATGFRMGPFRLMDLIGVDTNFSVTSAMFEAFHFDPKFRPSRIQQQKVDAGQHGRKTGRGFYDYS, from the coding sequence ATGTCTGATTCCTCTGCCCAACCCCTCAGCGCCACCAACCAGCAACCCGGCATTACTACCATTGCTATTGTGGGCGCGGGCACCATGGGGCTGGGCATTGCGCAGGTGTGCGTGCAGCACGGCTTTCCCACCATCCTCTTCGATATCAACGAAGCAGTATTAACGAAAGCCCAGCAGAGCATTGCGGCCGGCCTGAGCAAGCTGGTGGACAAAGGCAAGCTAACTGCTGAAGAGCGGGAAGCAGCCCTGGCCCGCCTGCGCCCTACCACCGACCTTTCCACCGTGCAGGCCGACCTGATTGTGGAAGCCGTGGTGGAGAAGCTCAGCGTGAAGCACCAGCTGTTTCAGGAGCTGGCGGCGCTGAACCCGCCCACCACTATTCTGGCATCTAACACCTCGTCGTTGCCAATCACCCGGCTAGCGGCGCCCATTCAGCACCCCGAGCGGGTGGTGGGCATGCACTTCTTTAACCCGGCGCCGCTTATGCCGCTGGTGGAGGTTATCAGCGGAGTAGCCACGGCTCCGGCCGTAGCCGATGCGGTGTTTGCCCTGGCGGAGAAACTGGGCAAAAAGCCCGTGCGGGCGGCCGATGCGCCCGGTTTTATTGTAAACCGGGTGGCCCGCCATTTCTACGTGGAGGGCCTCAAGATTGTGGAAGAGCAGGTAGCGTCTTTTCAGGTGGTGGATGAGCTCATGGAAGCCACCGGTTTCCGCATGGGGCCCTTCCGCCTGATGGACCTGATTGGTGTAGACACCAACTTCTCCGTTACCTCCGCCATGTTTGAGGCCTTCCACTTCGACCCTAAATTCCGCCCCAGCCGTATTCAGCAGCAGAAAGTAGATGCCGGCCAGCACGGCCGCAAAACCGGCCGAGGATTTTATGACTACTCCTGA